Part of the Nicotiana sylvestris chromosome 2, ASM39365v2, whole genome shotgun sequence genome, tttcctttcatataatttggatttatctttttgaatatttaatcttctatagactttattctcgAGTCCCAActtggtatatctttcaactcgtgtgatttatattttctttgcctttgtttgatttcttttacgctGTTGTAGAATAATTggtggatctatactctagccatctcttcttctttttttaattcatctccctttaaacagtaaaaatgtctagagaattttgctaagtcctataaaagaacgtatgttattgcattctacttctgCTGGTGAATTTTATATGAtataaaaaaataccgaaaattaaccgaaccgtaccgataccgaagagaaatcGACATGATTGGAACGGTTTCGaaaaatctaattttggttatacataatagaataaccgaaaaattggtatgatacaacttttataaaataaccggccgaaccAAACGACACCTAACAACGAGCAGAGAACTTGTTGACCCAAAACTAATCAAACAAACGGGGCGACCCGGGTCGTATCGAGAAAGTTCTTTGCTTcggacaaaggaaaagaaaaaatcaaatttACGCGTTCGGATTAAATTAAAAGAACTTTCCAATTCTACACGAATTTACTCTCTCTCCTCCGTTGAAAACTCATAAAAGTCCAACAAAAAAACAATTCTTTTTTCAATATTAAACGAAGAAGAAGATGTAGTAAGAATAAAAAAGCGAAATTCCGATAAGATTACCAAATCCAAACTCTGACTTCCGATAATCTATAAATTCGCTTTCTTAGAACTTTTTTTATTCACATTTTCCAGAAAAGTGGGAATCCCCTTATCGCTAATTCTGCTTTAAATTTGTGTGGAATATATTACCAAATCTGTTTGGCCCTAGCTTTCTGATTTCTTTTACTGGTAAGCAATtgcttttcttcaatttctgatTTTATGGCGTGTCTGGATATTTGAAAATCAGTTTCTTATGGATTTGGATATTGAAATTGGAATAGATTTGATTTATAGATAAGCTTATACATTGTTTGGTTGATGAAATTTGGTTAATCGTTTGGTGTTTTGATAATCTTAGCATGATGAATTGTCTAGATTGGAATTTGTAATGGGATGTTGTTTgagaaaaaaaagacttttcaaACATGTGGTCTAAGAtaagttataaatatttttttatctatAAAAAATATCATCTCATTACGTATAAACTGAGAAgcttaaagttaaattgtttttAAGTATAGAAAGGTACAtgcggactaaaaaggaaagtgtaTAACATAAAGTTAAGTATAAACTGAGAAGCTTAAATTAAATTGTTTTCAAGTGTAGAAAGGTACatacggactaaaaaggaaattgtataACATAAAGTGGGACAAAGGGAGTATTATTCTTTGAAGACCAAAATATTGAAGAATTGTTGACTCAATATGAGGACAGTGCTTGGTATTTTAGGCATAGATAGAAGAGAAGTATTTCAAAATGTTACATATTTGATCTGTTCAGTCCATGAATTTTGTTTTGATTGGTGTAATTTGGGAACTTAGAGTCAAAATGGTGTAGGATTGGTATGaatatttgatttttgattttggtAATGGTGCAGCTATGCAGAGTCAGTTGGTGTGCAGTGGGTGTAGGACAATTCTTCTTTATCCGAGAGGAGCTACTAATGTCTGCTGTGCAGTGTGCAACGCCCTCACCCCTGTCCCACCTCCTGGTATCTGTCTTTTCTGCCTCTACTATCAGTGCTGTGTGATAAGAACATGCATCACTAGTTTATTTGGCACTTCTTTGATACTATTTCTGTCTAGCCAATGGTGAatgaaagggaaaaaaagaagaaatagtaATATCTTGAAACTATAAGTTCATCTTTTGGAATTTGGTTAACTGCTCTGTTGGGAGCTGACACGCACGACTGCACATAGattaagttggtggtggaatccCCTCCTCTTTTCCCCCCTccccccacaaaaaaaaaaaaaaaagagtgtgTTACGAGTTCAAGCTAATGCCTATTCCAGCAGAATGGTAGTCAAAAATATTTAAGGACTTGGAACTTAATTTCATTATGTTTTGTCTTAGAGGAAATAAAATGGAGTTTATTACGACACAAAACTCGTCATTACAAGTGTTTTTTAGATACGATATATCGAGCTTCTGGTTGAAATGGATTAGTGATCAGCTGTAGACAGTATACTGTATACTGGGAAATGTGTTAGCATATGCTAGTCAGTGATCAACTAAAATTTTGCTTTTGTAAGATAGGAAAGTTGTTCCATCGCAAATTTGGTCCCAAAGTGCAAGAAGTAACTTGCTTAATAAAATACTAACCAGAAAACAAGAAATCTAATATGCTAAGAAATCTGATAGTCATCTTCAAACATAAAGAGAAGCGCATAAGCTAAAGAATGGAGCTAGACCCTTGGTTAAACACTTATTTCCTGACAGTGTCTGATGTCTCTGACGTCTGATAAAGGGTGTTAGATAGTTATGTAAATAAGCTTAGTCCCACATAGAATATGTGTAGAATATGTATTGTGTATAGTTATAAATAGGGCTATTGTAAAACACTTCATAgaatatatcaataatatatttttctCCCGTGCCTTGTCACGAAGGGTAATGGAGCTGACAAATGCATCTTTTCTCTTATTTGAGTTCTACATCAAACAAGTGGAAGAACAAGAATTTGAACTTATGTAAAAATGCTCAGCACCACTCGGCTACTCTTTCCTTCGGGCTTAGGTCCACATCATGGGTTCTAATGTGAAGGGACCAACATCTTGTTCCAATCAAAGCTTATTGACTTAATCGAAAGGAATTTAGACGATTAGCTTAGCTAGTGTTTTAAGAACATCTAAGTGGATTTCTTATAACCGAGAAATCTCTGGTGAGTTTGCTGGCCCAACCTCGGTTAGTCCACAAGTTCAGTGCTTTGGGTGTATGAACTGCCCCTCTGCTCTGCTCCCACTTAACTACTAGATTCTTTGTCGGCGAGGCAAGGGAGCGACTTATCTGGTCTTGTGGTGCAGTCTTTACATCACAAGAATGAAATGACCCTAGAGCTTGACTCGGGCTGAAGACTCTTTACAACTTGCACCGAGAGCGGCATTGAGTGGCTGAAAATTGATCGAAAATGCAGGCCCGACCAACTTCCCATCCCATAACAGCCTATCTAATCGTATTCATAGTTCGATTGGAGGTCAAAACTGCGGTGAGAGTGAGGTCTGAACTCGTGGCATGCTCCATATCCATGCATTCCAAGTGTGTCGTTATCACTGAACCAAAGCCCTGGGGGCAGGAGAATCTAAAAAGAAGTATGAGAAGTGTGTCAAGTTTTAAACTTCTTTCTACGGAAAGTGAGTGGAACACAAGTTTTGCTAACATATTTGCATAGGAGCTGGGAAATCAATTGATAGCAAAACATATTATCTACAAAGGCTCTGCATTGGAGACTGGGGTATGAATCTTGGGCTCTTAAGAGCAGTGGTAAGTATTGACCGGATAAGTAAATCAAGAGATAATTGGAAAAGATAGATTTTCTTATTTGTGCAAGAGCTAACTCTAGGCGTTTTTATTCTTGGTTGATGATGTTGGTATAAACCGTATTGGTTTTTGATGTCAGCTTGGTTATGTTCTTTGTTTCAGTTTTTGGCAATTGTGCTATTACATCTTTGGAACTTGCAGAATATCAGTTTCTTGTACCTTGTAACTAAAAGAAGCTTATGATGGACTTTTAGCCAAACAAATGCTAAATATTCTATAGCTTTTATAATGCTAAATATTTTAGGACTTCTATAATAATTTGACTCTAAAGACAAGTATGAAAAGTCAGAAATGCTTTGCCCCTAAAGATGATAGTCATATTGTTTTGACCAGCAGCCTATGAGAAAGACAGAATGCCTATATATTTAAACCAGTTCAATGAAACATGCCTCAAATTTCATCCATGTACATTCTTTATTACTTCTACGAAAGTTATTGGCTATGAAACAACTCTAAGCGCTAATTCCCTTTTTTTTCCCGAGAAAAGGTGAGTAGACTTGGGGCTCTAATTACGTTAGAGTATCACAGCATTTCTATCGGCATTTTTAGATAGAGAATTTCTATTCTACCCTATTCCATTTGAACACGGTTCAAAGCTTCAGTCATTTCCAATGAGATGTCATCTCTTCCTTTTCATTTGCCCagatcaatgacccaaactgcttATTTTCTGAAAAAGATTTATTCTTATTATGAGAAGAACCCCCCCTCCCCGAAATATAAAAAGGCCAAAAAAACATGGATTTTACAGAGGTGAAAACTTAGCATTTAGAAGATTAGAAAACTAAATGGTAGTGTCTTTATTTGATAAGGTACAATCTGAAGTAGAGAAAAAGAAATGATATAGGAAATCAACTTCATACCATTAGCTACTATCAACTATCAAATCATCATCATGCCATAAGATCAGCAAGATTACTAGCATCCACCGTTTAATAGTACAAGCAAACAACATGAAGTTCCACAACACATTACGACATATTGCCTCATCTTGCTTTTGTAGTTTCCATCCATGAAGTGGAAGCTACAAATTGCATTGGTGTGCATGAAAGGCAGTTTTATGAGCCTCTAACTGCAAACTCATTGAATTCGGTCAGTGCATATCTGTGAAACGATCCAAAATTGAAAATTATTAAACGTGGGGTTTGGTTTTATTTTGGTTGGCTAGGTGAATTCATCCACGGGTTTGGTCTGGTTTGGGATCTATAGGATTTGAGGGAAAGTTGTAATAATATATTTTCCCCCCTTATTGTGGCTTTCCTTTTTGGTCCAGCCAATGCATTTTTTATTATGTTCTTTCCATTTTACTTTTATAAAGGAGCATGTTTTCTCTTGGCTAAATTTGAATATCTAAAAAGTGGTCAGAAAATGTCTTTGAGACAAATGAAGTGAagcaagaaaggaaaattattttattgcgCATTATTAAAAACAAAGATTGAATGTGGTTGTTAAACTTTAAGATCTTTGCATCTTTTTCAAGACTTATTTTACAAGTGCTACTCTAAAATAAAGTTTGAAATAGGTgttttttaaataaattttagGGTGGTGACATCTGGGCTAGTTTGAGCGCACTTCAATTAATCTATTAAGAAGCATGCTAGAAGCCCATAACCCACAAGCACATGTGCCAGACAATCTTGCATTCTTGCTCACGAGGGGTTGGAGATAGACTTACACAGAGTGTTGTAGCTAGAATTTGAACCAAGATTCTCCAGGTTGTTGCTCCTATATCTCAAACGCTCAAGCCATCCTTAGGAGAAAATTTCTCTTTAGACAATGagattccccccccccctccctctCTTCCCCATCAATCAAGCAGTTCGCATCCCTCCCCAAATAAAACCCAAAGGAGAAAAAACTGATTTGATAATCACGGTGAGGAACTATGTATCATCTTATTGCAAACAGTCCCAGATGACACCCGTTCGCTGCACGATATATGTCTTATGCCTTACACTTTACCGTTCTTCCAGTGTTGCTTAAATTCTGTCCATTATGCAGGAATGGAAATGGCTCAGTTGATATGTGGAGGCTGTCGCACCTTACTGATGCATCCACGTGGGGCAACTAGTGTGAGATGCGCCTGCTGTCATACGGTGAACCTTGTGCCAGGTACTTTTTGCTTTAGAAATTAAAGAATCACAGTCTGATTTGGAAATTTAGCTTCTCCTCCTGGAAGCCCTCGTCTTACTTTCCTTTGAGGATATTTTCATATCTAGCTTATGAGAATATCTACTGTATCTTGACTTCCATTTGTTTTACATTCTTCCAGTAGGATCTTACATTGAGATTTGAATCccctccccccaccccccacccccccaaaaaaaaagaaaaaaagaaaagaaaccccaaaaaggaaaagaaatctgTTGTTTTCCATGCTGATGAAGAATGTTTATTAtgcagaagaaaaaaaaattacctTCTTGATGTAAGTTATGCAGATTGGATTGTGGAACTTTTATGAAGGTCATATTTGTTATTGAAACTCCTAAACTAAGTGTGTGGTCTGATTTATTCTTTGCTTGCTTGAAGCACTTCAACTTCTGCTGAAGGCAATAGTTTGTATACTTTTGCTTTTGTACGGCTGAGTGACAGTACATGCTCAATGCAAATTGTCTGTTTTTCACTCACTTTTTCCAATTTAGCAGTATTCTTGCCTATCAGATAGCTGTAATTAACAATTCTTTTTGATAAGGTAACTCTGTGCAGTTAGTATCCAGAGGATACTTGCAAGTACAtaaaaaaacatattttttgcCCTTTTATAAGAATAGAAAATGAAGGGGGCGAATAAAATCCACAATTACATGTATTTACAACTTCCATTTGACACCAAAAAGCTACAGACTGCAGGCATTGAAGTCTTCAATTTCTTAATTGGAGTGTAATTTTCTTAGAGAGCCaggggtctattggaaacaacctctctatctttgcaaggtaggggtaaggctgcgtatacactacactccccagaccccacttgtgggattacacttggtttttgttgttgttgggtgTAATTTCCTTAGAAACATCTCCAATTTATCTCTCCATCATTGCAGTTGCATATAATAGTGATGGTATTCCATATATTCTTACTTTCCTTTCCTGTCTTCGTTGGTTCCAACATTTGTTTTTTCTTCTACAACAACTATTTTCATAACTTCAGGGATCCTTTTGTTGGAGGGATTAGGAAAAATAATCTCAACATAAATTCTTGCTTAAAATAATACAGTGTTCGGTTGGAGAGGTTAGAAAAATAATCCAACGTAGGTAGAGTTGGCCGTATGAAAAAGTTTAATTACCTGGAAACATCTCCAATCATCACTCTCCATTATGGCAATTGCATATAATACCGATGGTATTCCATATATTCTCACTTTCCTTTCCTGTCTTCGTTGGTTCCAACATTTGTTTTGTCTTCTAGAACATCTATTTTCATAACTTCAGGGATCATTTTGTTGGAGGGATTAGGAAAAATAATCTCAACATAAAATCTTGCTTAAAATAATAGTGTTCGGTTGGAGAAATAATCTAATGTAACTAGGTAGCGTTTGGTTGGCGGTATGAAAAAGTCTAATTCCCTAGAAACATCTCCAATCATCTCTCTCCATTATGGCAATTGCATATAATAATGATGGTATTCCATATATTCTTACTTTCCTTTCCTGGCTTCGTTGGTTTCAACATTTGTTTTTTCTTCTAGAACATCTATTTCAATAACTTCAGGGGTCCTTTTGTTGGAGGGATTAGGAAAAATAATCTCAACATAAATCTTGCTTAAAATAATTCAGTGTTTGGTTGGAGAGGTTAGAAAAATAATCCAATGCCTATGTAGCGTTTGGTTGGCCATATGAAAAAGTCTAATTCCTGCATAACTAATGCAACATTTGGTTGGAAATGTAAATAAAACCTGCATTAAGTCATGCAGGAATCTTATTGATAAAGAAAAGTGATGCAGGAATCTTTGAATTATTTTACATAGGAATATAGGATAGAATGTGGAGTAAGAAGACATGCTCTAGCAATACTGGAGTAAAAGTATTTAAAGATAGACATGCCTTTAAAGTATGTACTTCCTACATAACTTTTCCTTTGTATTATTCACCTCAGAGGAATCCCTGCATTATTATTCGATACATAAAAATCCCTCTATTGTTATTCACCCCATAACAATCCTTTTGTTATTATCACTGCATAAACAATACATGCCTTATAAATGCCACATAACTAGTATGTGAACCAGACGACCCTAAGTACATTAGTTTCTCGACAACTAGTTAACTTGGTATACTACATGATTTGAAATTATTTAATATATTAAGTAGTAGTTTATCGAAAATAGTTAAATGGTGCACTACATAACTTGAAGTTTATATTTGATGCTAATTGAGATAAAAGCATACAAGGGAAGCAAATGGAATATGGAATTCCCTAGTATTTTCTGATATACTTCCTTACACTTCATATGGGGGGTTATTTTTGTTGAAGTCCATAGTCCTCCATCCTCTCCCTAATTAGCTGATATACAGGTTTATATGCTGTTTATGTCTCTACCACATCTTCATAAGCACTTCCCAACAATCTGATGATATGTTTACCGAATTTTCTAACACCAAACTCTTCTCTTTCACCGGTTCCTTTCCTTGTCTTATTGCGTTTATTTGTGgatatttgtttattttctttttacaCATAAAAACCGAAAACTAATAGGAAATGAAGATCTATAAGATGTACTTGTCTCCCTGAAAACAATTATAGGATATCAATTCTATTAGTATAAAAAATCTACTAAatagaacaaaacaaaacaagtCCTAATGTACATAATCAGGTACAAGTAATCTAGACAACATACTACTATATGTTTAGAAAATGTATACTATAAATATGTAATGTTTTTGAACATGTGATCTTATGTGTGAAATTAATGAATAAATGTTCTTATGTTACACCCTATATACTATTTCTTTGAATTCACATAAATAGACAAAAAGGGATAGCTTAGGGTCTTTTTGGAAAGCCACCCGGTAATTGGAATTCGTGTAATTACTAGGGTAGTAATTACACAGCCTAGTAATTACGAAGACCTATTTGTTTGTCATAACGTAATTACAGTGTAATTACAAGCGTACTGTTTGGTTGCACAAGTGTAATTACATAGTTCGATTAAATTTAAGATGAATtaattatcaaaacttaaaagttaatataataaatatacgcctataaataatttttataagtataaatgatATTAGATTTGCTATttaagatgcatatttttttcttgaatatacattaatttgtaatcatatatttataactaatattgtaaaaataattgatttatatttttcaaattaataatatttagtttaattaattatataAACTAAAAACATACGTTTTGTTAGAACAACATGGAATGCATGTTAATAAATTAATATTTGtaaatataatgtcataacattattcaaatgtttgacaaaactaatctatcaattactaaaaaatgaacaacatgcaatgtgaaataacaatccaatactactaaaacaagtaaattggAACCATAAATATAAcacactttcaaaatccaaaaaaaataaatgtATATTTTAACATATGTCACattccaacataataaaaataagttCCAATAGAACTTAAGATTTAGGAAACATAATAAGTTTATAACCTCATTCAACAATAAATTCTACTTTAATGACATCACTCATTATATGCGAAGTTTGTTATTGACTCGTTATTTTAATATTAGGAGGTGTAGTTTCAAAAACTAGAATAATAATGCAGTTACgctaaatgaagaaaataaaacaaataagaaataAACTATACGAGCAATTACATGGAATCACAAGAAGTAAaggtagagaaataaaagaaaaataatataaaaagaaaaatatattttaaaaataaaaaataaattaataagtaaaaaataaaaagaaattaaaataatgGAAAAAAAAGTTATAAGGCCAAATACATACCTAGCCCCTTAAACTTGGCCCCTTAAATAGCTGGGAAGATGCTGGAGCTGAAGCAACTAGTAGAGATAGATGGAGGGCTGTCCTGGCTTGTATCTGGTGGACAGTTTGGAGGGAAAGGAACAATAGATGTTTTGAAGATAGAAACAATCCAGTGCagaagatcaaactcaattgtattcttcttttttgtttttggtgcaAACAGATTTACATAGAAGATACATTGACACTCATAGACATACTAGGATCTTGCTAGGTTTCGAATTAGAACATCTACTAATCCTCTCCATGTAAATCTGGTTTTCAGTGCAACCTATGTACTGAtgtttttaatatatacaatagttaccaattcaaaaaaaaaacttggcaccAATTTCCACCTAAACACTTTAGCTAAGATTTGTTCTAATTAGACATTCAAAGTCCAACAAATATGTGTCTATTAAACACATAGCGATGATGGGCATATTGTGTGAATTGCACTTTTCTTGGGCGCGTGAAATGTGAAAGAATCATATTTTTGCTCCACCCGCTTCACGCATCATCAGCCGGAAATCTCACAACCAAAAAAAATCACCATCCTCTATCATCTCCATTAAGACATATCACCAGAATAGCCAGCTAAATCCAATCATGAATGATTTGAAGGTAGTAGGGTGGCTGTGGGGTAAGGCTGCAGTGGAGTCGGGTGCCAAAAGTGGTGGTCCATGGCGATACAtattatacatgtatatatagatCATTatcaacaaataaagaaaaggaaaatagaataAGTACAGCTGAAaacttttacttcttttttttcactTGGGAAGAACAAAGAACACATCAACTTTGgataaattcaaacaaaatttAATACTCACAAATAAAATTTCCCTTTACAAACTTtaaagttttcttcttctttttgagtaTCAGAAAATAGTAAGTAGGGGCTACGGTGGGGAGACAACAATAGTGTAAGGGGCAGGCGCTATGGAAGAAGACAGGGAGTGGGGGTTTGCAAATGCTATCTGAACTATTGTTTGAGGTGGGGTGAGTTGTATGGAAGAAGAAAATGAGAGGTATGGTTTGCCAAGAAGATGACCCGTAGTGGAACGGGGCGGCCGACAGCGAGTGTTCcgcaattttaatttttttattatttgctGAAAAACCTTTTTTTTGGGGATTAGCTAAAGTTAAAAGCCACAAGGCTCTTTTTTAGTCGTTCTTTTTGACATGTCAGGCGTGTGAAATTCACGTATTATAGTTTTTGTAGTGGTTAGTCGTGATGGGTCTGATTGGTACAAATTAAATAATATTAGAGTGTTTAATAGGCACAAACCTTAGTTAAAGTGTGTATGTGAAAATTGATGTCAAGTTTAAGGGGTTGTATATGTATTTGGcctataaagaaaataaattaaaataaaaagaaaaagaaaaagaaaagaaattaataaGTAACCTTGTAATTACATAGTGTAATTACCGCCAATTCTCACGCTCCCTTGAGAATTGGATAGTGTAAGTACACCTCTCCAATTACACCCAATTCCATGCTGACCAAGTAATTACTCGGCCAGTCAAACATGCGAACCTGTGTAATTACACTCAATTACACCCAAATCTAATTCCTAGGTGGCTTTCCAAACAGGCTCTTAGTGCACTAAGCCCCTGTTGTTTGCAAAGTTCGAGGAAGGTTCGCACTACATCGGGTCTATTATCTTACTTACCTcgcatttttgcaaaaatgatgTTTCCCCGGCTTGCCATGACAGTCACACATCAATAACTCTTACCGTTGTACTTAGGCTCCCCTTCAACCtaaaatatatatgtagatatTTTTACATGCTGCATAGGCACATTTTTATTTATGTATTGCAAAAGAAATATATGTTAAGCTGCATAGGCACATTTTTATTTATGTATTGCAAAAGAAATATATGTTTAATAATACTAACATATAGTGACTAATAGAAAAATGTTGGTGTTATATGTTTGTTACTAGCTTACCTAATATATACATGAATGTTGAATACAATGAATTCTGCACAAAAATAATTGAATATGCATCTAATAAAAGCAGCGAGAGAAACCCTTTTTCCTGATGTTGGATGTATGAGGAGGTTGCtataaataacaacaataacaagaaaACAATATGAATAATTATTTTTATCATCAGTAGTATTAGTCTTTGTAAAGGTGTGAAGAACCCTTACTTTTTTGATGTATGTGTGAAGAATTGTTTAGATGAAGAAATGGTGATCTCTGTTGAATTGATAGGTAACTAGCACATAAAGTTTGCAAATTCTATCATTTACTAGGATAATAGGATTTTGCCAAGCTGAATTTGTTGAATGGTGTCAGCTTGAGGTTTTCGTCTCCTaatcttcattttttcatttgtCTTTGTTATGCTTTTGATGTACTTCCCGTGCAAATTTTATTTTCTCTTGATCTTCAGGTCCTAACCAGTTTGCTCATGTCAACTGTGGAAATTGTCGTACTATGCTGATGTATCCATGCGGAGCTCCATCAGTTAAATGTGCCATATGCCACTATATCACACACGTTAATGTGAGAATGCTAGTCCCTTCTTTTAATTCTTTGGTGGATGACTTAATGTTTCTGTATTTATGTTTTATTGTCTGTGGGAAAAAAGAGATAAGAATAAGAAACAGAACAGATATAAATCGAGAGTGTAGAGAGAAATTAAGAGAGGAGAGGAATAGAGAAGTGAGATGGAAAGAGGGAGCAACAAGGAAGTAGAAGGAGAGTAGGATACAATTTATATCCAAATCAATTTATCACGTGTTTTTTGGAGTGTCTCCAAAAAAGTAATATAGGTCATAtttagagggtgtttggattgactTATAAAAAGTAGCTTTTAAGCTAAAaaccaaaagccataagttggtaaTACCCAACttttggcttttggcttatttttgtactttttatgcCTAAAAGTAAGTGCTTTTAAGCACCTTTTATCATTGCCAAACACCACACAAACtaaaaaagtgcttaaaagcCAATAAGAACTTaaaataagccaatccaaacacccaCCTAGTATGAAAAAACTGTGAACAATTTAGAGCTTTTAAACAATTTAAACTTTTAACTCTAGCCGCAAGACAAGAATAAAATCAAATTAGAATAAGTGATAATAACAAGTGATAAAATCTAATCTAGAAAAGCTAAACATAATCTATCTAAAAGATAAATATGAAAATAAATGTAAAACTACTCAGAAATCTATAAGAAAATCTCAAACGTACAATAGTTAATCTTGTTCCAATATAAAATCATTTTTGACAAGGATTTTGAAAAAGGCCATATTTGTCCCTCTACTATCGAAAATAAGCTACATCTACCCTCCGTTTTAGTTTCTTAGTATAACTACCCCTACCGTCATACTTTTGGATCATATTTGCCCCACCCATTAAATGGCTTGGTCCCAT contains:
- the LOC104232177 gene encoding protein LOL2-like, whose protein sequence is MQSQLVCSGCRTILLYPRGATNVCCAVCNALTPVPPPGMEMAQLICGGCRTLLMHPRGATSVRCACCHTVNLVPGPNQFAHVNCGNCRTMLMYPCGAPSVKCAICHYITHVNAGDGRVHVPVHTPNGGATSSAGPTSSTATARSQNQTVVVQNPMSLDESGKLVSNVVVGVTTTT